In a genomic window of Mycolicibacillus parakoreensis:
- a CDS encoding cobyrinate a,c-diamide synthase: MTAPPALVVAAPASGCGKTTVATGLIGALRRSGHRVAPFKVGPDFIDPGYHRLAGGRPGRNLDPVLVGEEMIGPLYRHGAAGADLAVVEGVMGLFDGRIEPGRPGPAAGSTAQVAGLLGAPVVLVVDARGQSQSLAALLHGFTTFDPATRLAGVILNRVGSARHEQVLRAACEQAGVPVWGAIPRATQLRVPSRHLGLITAAEHGRAADAAVAAMTDLVCHHVDVAGLAARAALRVGAPAWDPAAVIGTPVARPVTVALAAGTAFSFGYPEHRELLAAAGADIATFDPLVDPLPPGAAALVVPGGFPEEHAAGLTANTVLRRQVAALAARAPVHAECAGLTYLAADLDGAPMCGVLNASARFTDTLTLGYREAVAATDSVSHHAGERVVGHEFHRTTITFADTPNPAWMYRDGGGAVVHDGAAGERLHAAYLHTHPAAHPQAVARFVAHADRLSR; this comes from the coding sequence GTGACCGCGCCACCGGCACTGGTGGTCGCCGCGCCCGCCTCCGGGTGCGGAAAGACCACGGTCGCCACCGGCCTGATCGGGGCCCTGCGGCGCTCCGGGCACCGTGTCGCCCCGTTCAAGGTGGGCCCGGATTTCATCGACCCCGGCTACCACCGTCTGGCCGGGGGGCGGCCCGGCCGCAACCTGGATCCCGTGCTGGTCGGCGAGGAGATGATCGGGCCGCTGTACCGCCACGGCGCCGCCGGAGCCGATCTCGCCGTCGTCGAAGGGGTGATGGGGCTCTTCGACGGCCGCATCGAGCCGGGACGTCCCGGCCCGGCGGCGGGATCGACCGCGCAGGTGGCCGGGCTGCTCGGCGCCCCGGTGGTGCTCGTCGTCGACGCCCGCGGGCAGAGCCAGAGTCTGGCGGCCCTGTTGCACGGCTTCACCACCTTCGACCCCGCCACCCGGCTGGCCGGGGTGATCCTCAACCGGGTCGGCTCGGCGCGCCATGAACAGGTGCTGCGGGCCGCCTGCGAGCAGGCCGGGGTGCCGGTGTGGGGGGCGATCCCGCGGGCGACGCAACTGCGGGTGCCCTCGCGGCACCTCGGGCTGATCACCGCCGCCGAACACGGTCGCGCCGCCGACGCGGCGGTCGCCGCGATGACCGACCTGGTGTGCCACCACGTCGACGTGGCGGGCCTGGCGGCGCGCGCCGCCCTCCGGGTCGGTGCGCCGGCGTGGGACCCGGCGGCGGTGATCGGCACACCGGTCGCGCGTCCGGTCACCGTGGCACTGGCCGCCGGGACGGCGTTCAGCTTCGGCTACCCCGAACACCGCGAACTGCTCGCCGCGGCGGGTGCTGACATCGCGACCTTCGATCCGCTCGTCGACCCGCTGCCGCCGGGTGCGGCGGCGCTGGTGGTGCCCGGCGGGTTCCCCGAGGAGCACGCCGCGGGGCTGACCGCGAACACCGTGCTGCGCCGCCAGGTCGCGGCGCTGGCCGCCCGCGCGCCGGTGCACGCCGAGTGCGCCGGGCTGACGTATCTGGCCGCCGACCTCGACGGCGCCCCGATGTGCGGGGTGCTCAACGCCTCCGCGCGGTTCACCGACACCCTCACGCTCGGTTATCGAGAGGCGGTCGCGGCCACCGATTCGGTGTCCCACCACGCAGGTGAACGGGTGGTCGGTCACGAGTTCCACCGCACCACAATCACTTTCGCCGACACGCCGAATCCCGCGTGGATGTATCGCGATGGGGGCGGGGCGGTGGTGCACGACGGGGCGGCCGGCGAGCGTCTGCACGCGGCCTACCTGCACACCCACCCGGCGGCACACCCGCAGGCGGTGGCGCGCTTCGTTGCCCACGCCGATAGGTTGAGCAGGTGA
- a CDS encoding MFS transporter: MTALKDAERVTSVNDLSRFYPAWLPSYRFVAAVIAIGGMQLMATMDSTVAIVALPRIQDDLGLSDAGRSWVITAYVLTFGGLMLLGGRLGDTIGRKRTFIVGVSLFTIASVLCGVAWDAPTLVIARLLQGVGSAIASPTGLALIATTFAKGPARNSATAVFGAMTAIGSVMGLVVGGALTEVSWRLAFLVNVPIGLLMIYLARKALRETVRERMKLDASGALLATMGCTAAVFAFTQGPASGWLSPITLASGAAAAACGLAFILAERRAENPVVPFELFYDRNRLATFLAIFLAGGVLFTLTVLIGLYVQDILGYSALRAGIGFIPFVIGMGIGLGASSQLVRFFAPRVLVIVGGILVLGAMLYGSTLHAGIPYFPDLVVPITVGGIGIGTIVVPLTLSAIAGVGFDQIGPVSAIALMLQNLGGPLVLAVIQAVITSRTLYLGGITGPVKDMNPAQLNALDQGYTYGLLWVAAVAVLVGGAALLIGYTSRQVAHAQEVKDAFDAGDL, encoded by the coding sequence ATGACGGCTCTCAAAGATGCAGAGCGGGTAACTTCAGTGAATGATCTGAGCAGGTTCTACCCGGCGTGGCTGCCTTCCTACCGGTTTGTCGCCGCGGTCATCGCCATCGGCGGGATGCAGTTGATGGCCACCATGGACAGCACCGTCGCGATCGTCGCGCTGCCGCGGATCCAAGACGACCTCGGCCTCTCGGACGCCGGCCGCAGCTGGGTGATCACCGCCTACGTGCTCACCTTCGGGGGGTTGATGCTCCTCGGTGGGCGCCTGGGCGACACCATCGGACGCAAACGCACCTTCATCGTCGGGGTGTCGCTGTTCACGATCGCCTCGGTGCTGTGCGGGGTGGCCTGGGACGCGCCCACGCTGGTGATCGCCCGGCTGCTGCAGGGGGTCGGTTCGGCGATCGCCTCGCCGACCGGGTTGGCGTTGATCGCCACCACCTTCGCCAAGGGGCCGGCGCGCAACAGCGCGACCGCGGTGTTCGGCGCGATGACCGCGATCGGGTCGGTGATGGGCCTGGTGGTTGGCGGGGCGTTGACCGAGGTGTCGTGGCGGCTGGCGTTTCTGGTCAACGTGCCGATCGGGCTGCTGATGATCTACCTGGCCCGCAAGGCGCTGCGGGAGACCGTGCGCGAACGGATGAAACTCGACGCCAGCGGCGCGCTGCTGGCCACCATGGGCTGCACCGCCGCGGTGTTCGCGTTCACCCAGGGGCCGGCCAGCGGGTGGCTCTCGCCGATCACGCTGGCCTCCGGTGCGGCGGCCGCCGCCTGCGGGCTGGCGTTCATCCTCGCCGAACGCCGCGCCGAGAACCCGGTGGTGCCGTTCGAGCTGTTCTACGACCGCAACAGGCTGGCGACCTTCCTGGCGATCTTCCTGGCCGGCGGGGTGCTGTTCACGCTGACCGTGCTGATCGGCCTGTACGTGCAGGACATCCTGGGCTATTCGGCGCTGCGTGCCGGGATCGGCTTCATCCCGTTCGTCATCGGCATGGGCATCGGGCTGGGCGCCTCGTCGCAGCTGGTGCGGTTCTTCGCGCCCCGGGTTCTGGTGATCGTCGGCGGCATCCTGGTGCTCGGCGCCATGCTGTACGGCTCCACCCTGCACGCCGGCATTCCCTACTTCCCCGACCTGGTGGTGCCGATCACCGTCGGCGGCATCGGCATCGGCACCATCGTCGTGCCGCTGACCCTCTCCGCGATCGCCGGGGTGGGCTTCGACCAGATCGGGCCGGTCTCGGCGATCGCGCTGATGCTGCAGAACCTGGGCGGGCCGCTGGTGCTCGCGGTCATCCAGGCGGTCATCACCTCCCGCACCCTCTACCTCGGTGGCATCACCGGGCCGGTCAAGGACATGAACCCCGCCCAGCTGAACGCGCTGGATCAGGGCTACACCTACGGGCTGCTGTGGGTGGCGGCGGTCGCGGTGCTCGTCGGCGGGGCGGCGCTGCTGATCGGCTACACCTCCCGACAGGTCGCCCACGCCCAGGAAGTCAAGGACGCCTTCGACGCCGGCGACCTGTAG
- a CDS encoding magnesium chelatase subunit D family protein, which translates to MTAGTPGAQVGPQPYPFSAIVGHDQLRLALILCAVRPEIGGVLIRGEKGTAKSTAVRGLAALLAALPGTAGAAARLVELPIGATEDRVVGSLDLQKVLTDGEHAFQPGLLARAHGGVLYVDEVNLLHDHLVDVLLDAAAMGRVHVERDGISHSHEARFVLIGTMNPEEGELRPQLLDRFGLTVDVQASRDVEVRTEVVRQRMAYEADPAAFAARYAADDVELARRIAAARGRVDAVKLPDTELRRIAALCAAFDVDGMRADLVVARTAVAHAAWRGGEAVTEDDIRVAAELALPHRRRRDPFDDPGIDPETLDDALDQAAADAEGDDPEPDPDPPGGGQAEDSGTDPTPGQGEQPEKPETPPRPASAPSEPFRTRALRVPGVGEGVPGRRSRARNSTGLTVGAAPDGTGHGLHLFATVLAAADHATGPGRLRLAATDVRRAAREGREGNLVIFLVDASGSMAARDRMAAVNGAALSLLRDAYQRRDKVAVITFRGRQAQLLLPPTSSAHIASRRLTRFDTGGKTPLAEGLLSARDLVARSRVREPDRRPLVVVLTDGRATGGADPLGRTRTAAARLVAEGAAAVVVDCETAYVRLGLAQQLANQLGAPMIRLDQLRADHLSSAVRSAA; encoded by the coding sequence GTGACCGCCGGTACCCCCGGCGCCCAGGTGGGCCCGCAGCCGTATCCGTTCTCCGCGATCGTCGGTCACGACCAACTCCGGTTGGCGCTGATCCTGTGCGCGGTGCGCCCCGAGATCGGCGGTGTGCTGATCCGCGGCGAGAAGGGCACCGCCAAATCGACCGCGGTGCGCGGGCTGGCCGCCCTGCTGGCCGCGCTGCCCGGCACCGCGGGCGCGGCCGCGCGGCTGGTGGAGCTGCCGATCGGGGCCACTGAGGACCGGGTGGTCGGGTCGCTGGATCTGCAGAAGGTGCTCACCGACGGTGAACACGCCTTCCAGCCGGGCCTGCTGGCCCGCGCCCACGGCGGGGTGCTCTACGTCGACGAGGTCAACCTGCTGCACGACCACCTCGTCGATGTGCTGCTCGACGCCGCCGCGATGGGGCGAGTCCACGTCGAACGGGACGGCATCTCCCACTCCCACGAGGCCCGCTTCGTGCTCATCGGCACGATGAACCCCGAGGAGGGTGAGCTGCGTCCGCAACTCCTGGACCGGTTCGGGCTCACCGTCGACGTGCAGGCCTCCCGCGATGTGGAGGTGCGCACCGAGGTGGTGCGCCAGCGGATGGCTTATGAAGCCGACCCCGCCGCGTTCGCCGCACGCTACGCCGCCGACGACGTGGAGCTGGCGCGACGCATCGCCGCCGCGCGGGGGCGCGTCGACGCGGTGAAGCTGCCCGACACCGAGCTGCGCCGCATCGCCGCGCTCTGCGCGGCCTTCGACGTCGACGGGATGCGCGCCGACCTGGTGGTGGCCCGCACGGCGGTGGCCCACGCCGCCTGGCGCGGCGGCGAAGCCGTCACCGAAGACGACATCCGGGTCGCCGCCGAACTGGCGTTGCCCCACCGACGTCGCCGCGACCCGTTCGACGACCCGGGTATCGACCCCGAGACGCTCGACGACGCCCTCGACCAGGCCGCCGCCGACGCCGAAGGCGACGACCCCGAACCCGATCCGGACCCGCCCGGCGGCGGGCAGGCTGAGGATTCCGGCACCGATCCGACACCGGGGCAAGGTGAGCAGCCGGAGAAACCCGAGACACCACCGCGGCCCGCCTCGGCGCCGTCGGAGCCGTTTCGCACCCGTGCGCTGCGGGTGCCCGGGGTCGGCGAGGGAGTGCCCGGGCGACGCTCCCGGGCCCGCAACAGCACCGGTCTGACCGTCGGCGCCGCCCCCGACGGCACCGGGCACGGCCTGCATCTGTTCGCCACGGTCCTGGCCGCCGCCGATCACGCCACCGGCCCGGGCCGGCTGCGCCTGGCCGCCACCGACGTGCGCCGCGCCGCCCGCGAGGGCCGCGAAGGCAACCTGGTGATCTTCTTGGTCGACGCGTCCGGGTCGATGGCGGCCCGCGACCGGATGGCCGCGGTGAACGGCGCGGCGCTGTCGCTGCTGCGAGACGCCTACCAGCGGCGCGACAAGGTCGCGGTGATCACCTTCCGGGGCCGGCAGGCCCAGTTGCTGTTGCCGCCGACCTCCTCGGCGCATATCGCCAGCCGCCGGCTCACCCGGTTCGACACCGGCGGCAAAACCCCGCTGGCCGAAGGACTGCTGAGCGCCCGCGATCTGGTTGCGCGTTCGCGGGTGCGCGAACCCGACCGCCGTCCTCTGGTGGTCGTGCTCACCGACGGACGCGCCACCGGTGGTGCGGACCCGTTGGGGCGCACCAGAACCGCCGCCGCGCGCCTGGTCGCCGAGGGCGCGGCCGCGGTGGTGGTGGACTGCGAGACGGCCTATGTGCGTCTCGGGTTGGCCCAGCAGCTGGCGAACCAACTCGGGGCGCCGATGATCCGCCTGGACCAGCTGCGCGCCGACCACCTGAGCAGCGCCGTGCGCAGCGCCGCCTGA
- the cobO gene encoding cob(I)yrinic acid a,c-diamide adenosyltransferase yields MPQGQPLQVPDDGLSTKARRNAPLFAVHTGDGKGKSTAAFGMALRAWNAGLRVAVFQFVKSAKWKVGEEAVFHRLAALHDEHGVGAPVEWHKMGSGWSWSRKPGTEADHAAAAADGWAEVARRLAAQQHDFYVLDEFTYPLGWGWVEVAEVVEVLTARPGKQHVVITGRRAPQPLMDAADLVTEMTKVKHPMDAGRKGQKGIEW; encoded by the coding sequence ATGCCGCAGGGCCAGCCACTGCAGGTCCCCGACGACGGGCTGAGCACCAAGGCCCGCCGCAACGCCCCGCTGTTCGCGGTGCACACCGGCGACGGCAAGGGTAAGTCGACCGCCGCGTTCGGGATGGCGCTACGGGCCTGGAACGCCGGGCTTCGCGTCGCGGTGTTCCAGTTCGTCAAGAGCGCCAAATGGAAGGTCGGCGAGGAGGCGGTGTTCCACCGCCTCGCCGCCCTGCACGACGAGCACGGGGTCGGGGCGCCGGTGGAGTGGCACAAGATGGGATCGGGCTGGTCGTGGTCGCGCAAACCCGGCACCGAGGCCGACCATGCCGCGGCCGCCGCCGACGGCTGGGCCGAGGTGGCCCGCCGGCTCGCCGCCCAGCAGCACGACTTCTACGTCCTCGACGAATTCACCTATCCGCTCGGCTGGGGCTGGGTCGAGGTGGCCGAGGTCGTCGAGGTGCTCACCGCCCGGCCCGGCAAACAGCACGTGGTGATCACCGGCCGGCGCGCCCCGCAGCCGTTGATGGACGCCGCCGACCTGGTCACCGAGATGACCAAGGTCAAACACCCCATGGACGCCGGCCGCAAGGGCCAGAAGGGTATCGAGTGGTGA
- the rimP gene encoding ribosome maturation factor RimP has translation MATGLPSQTQVIELLDAEFTRAGYEIDDVVIDARARPPRITVIADGDSALDLDTAAALSRSASALLDEVTTAAGAYRLEVSSPGVDRPLTVAKHFRRARGRKVEVTLTDRTVLTGRVGASRADGFDLVVKAGQAGWSVRQIPLAQVAQAIVQIEFAAPTRRELELAGVSGPAGNVDTEEAGA, from the coding sequence GTGGCCACCGGCCTACCTTCTCAGACGCAGGTGATCGAGCTACTCGATGCGGAGTTCACGCGGGCCGGGTATGAGATCGACGACGTCGTCATCGACGCGCGCGCCCGGCCGCCCCGCATCACCGTGATCGCCGACGGGGACAGCGCCTTGGATCTCGACACCGCGGCGGCGCTGTCGCGCTCGGCCTCCGCCCTGCTCGACGAGGTCACCACCGCCGCCGGCGCCTACCGCCTGGAGGTCAGCTCGCCGGGGGTGGACCGGCCGTTGACGGTGGCGAAACATTTCCGCCGTGCCCGCGGCCGCAAAGTCGAGGTGACCCTGACCGACCGCACGGTGCTGACCGGCCGGGTCGGAGCGAGCCGCGCCGACGGATTCGACCTGGTGGTCAAGGCCGGTCAGGCCGGCTGGTCGGTGCGGCAGATCCCGCTGGCGCAGGTCGCGCAGGCGATCGTGCAGATCGAGTTCGCCGCGCCGACCCGCCGCGAGTTGGAGCTGGCGGGTGTCAGCGGCCCCGCCGGGAACGTCGACACCGAGGAGGCCGGGGCGTGA
- a CDS encoding proline--tRNA ligase yields MITRMSHLFLRTLRDDPADAEVPSHKLLIRAGYIRPVAPGLYSWLPLGLRVLRRIEQVIREEMDAIGGQEILLPALLPRGPYETTNRWSEYGETMFRLRDRRDNDYLLGPTHEELFTLTVKGEYGSYKDFPVLLYQIQTKYRDEARPRAGILRGREFVMKDSYSFDVDDTGLAAAYTAHRDAYQRIFDRLAVRYVIVAALSGAMGGSASEEFLAESEVGEDTFVRCPQSDYAANVEAVVTARPAPVPPQGLADLPAATVYDTGDTPTIATLVDWANATLGRRVGAQDTLKTVMVKVRHPGADWELLGIGVPGDREIDDKRLGAALEPAEYALLDDADFAAHPFLVKGYIGPKSLRDNAVRYLVDPRVVDGTRWIAGADQPGRHVVDLVAGRDFTADGTIEAAAVRDGDPSPDGAGTLVSARGIEIGHIFQLGRKYTDAFGADVLGEDGKPVRLTMGSYGIGVSRLVAVIAEQHHDRLGLRWPASVAPFDVHLVIANKDEAARAGAETLAADLDRLGVQVLLDDRGASPGVKFKDAELLGMPQIVVVGRGWADGVVELRDRFSGQTTEVAVGADLAAAIATRCRRETPR; encoded by the coding sequence GTGATCACCCGGATGTCCCACCTGTTCCTGCGCACCCTGCGTGACGACCCCGCGGACGCCGAGGTCCCCAGCCACAAGCTGCTGATCCGGGCCGGCTACATCCGCCCGGTGGCGCCGGGGCTCTACAGCTGGCTGCCGCTGGGCCTGCGGGTGCTGCGCCGCATCGAACAGGTGATCCGCGAGGAGATGGACGCCATCGGCGGGCAGGAGATCCTGCTGCCGGCGCTGCTGCCGCGCGGGCCCTACGAGACCACCAACCGGTGGAGCGAGTACGGCGAGACGATGTTCCGGCTGCGGGACCGTCGCGACAACGACTATCTGTTGGGGCCCACCCATGAGGAGCTGTTCACGCTCACGGTCAAGGGGGAGTACGGCTCCTACAAGGACTTCCCGGTCCTGCTGTATCAGATCCAGACCAAATACCGCGACGAGGCGCGTCCGCGCGCCGGGATCCTGCGCGGTCGCGAGTTCGTGATGAAGGACTCCTACTCCTTCGACGTCGACGACACCGGGCTCGCCGCCGCCTACACCGCCCACCGGGATGCCTACCAGCGCATCTTCGACCGCCTGGCGGTCCGCTACGTGATCGTCGCGGCGCTGTCGGGGGCCATGGGCGGATCGGCCTCCGAGGAGTTCCTCGCCGAAAGCGAGGTCGGTGAGGACACCTTCGTGCGGTGCCCGCAGTCCGACTACGCCGCCAACGTCGAAGCGGTCGTCACCGCCCGGCCGGCCCCGGTGCCGCCGCAGGGCCTCGCCGACCTGCCGGCCGCCACCGTCTATGACACCGGCGACACCCCGACCATCGCCACCCTGGTCGACTGGGCCAACGCCACCCTGGGGCGCCGTGTCGGCGCGCAGGACACCCTGAAGACCGTGATGGTCAAGGTGCGCCACCCCGGCGCCGACTGGGAGCTGCTGGGCATCGGGGTGCCCGGCGACCGGGAGATCGACGACAAGCGCCTCGGCGCGGCGCTGGAACCCGCCGAGTACGCCCTGCTCGACGACGCCGATTTCGCCGCGCACCCGTTCCTGGTGAAGGGGTATATCGGTCCGAAGTCGCTGCGCGACAACGCAGTGCGCTACCTGGTCGATCCGCGGGTGGTCGACGGCACCCGTTGGATCGCCGGTGCGGACCAGCCCGGTCGCCACGTGGTCGATCTGGTGGCCGGCCGGGACTTCACCGCCGACGGCACCATCGAGGCCGCCGCGGTGCGCGACGGGGATCCGTCCCCCGACGGCGCGGGCACGCTGGTGAGTGCGCGCGGCATCGAGATCGGGCACATCTTCCAGCTGGGCCGCAAATACACCGACGCGTTCGGCGCCGACGTGCTCGGCGAGGACGGCAAGCCGGTGCGGCTGACGATGGGCTCCTACGGCATCGGGGTGTCGCGGCTGGTGGCGGTGATCGCCGAACAGCACCATGACCGGCTGGGGCTGCGCTGGCCGGCGTCGGTGGCGCCGTTCGACGTGCACCTGGTGATCGCCAACAAGGACGAGGCCGCCCGGGCCGGTGCGGAGACCCTGGCCGCCGACCTGGACCGGCTCGGGGTGCAGGTGCTGCTCGACGACCGCGGCGCCTCACCCGGGGTGAAGTTCAAAGACGCCGAACTGCTCGGGATGCCGCAGATCGTGGTCGTCGGGCGCGGCTGGGCCGACGGGGTCGTCGAGTTGCGTGACCGCTTCAGCGGGCAGACCACCGAGGTGGCCGTCGGGGCCGATCTGGCCGCGGCGATCGCTACTCGCTGCCGCCGGGAAACGCCTCGCTGA
- a CDS encoding ferritin-like domain-containing protein, which translates to MSPVDQALSAALDVEHGVIYGYGLVSAHSPFDVNDLVAAAMREHRDRRDELTDMLLGRGVDAPPAAPGYELPITLRTPTDAAQLAVRMERDAAVAWRAVLEQADTDGDREFALRALSACAVTAARWNAVAGVSPVSEAFPGGSE; encoded by the coding sequence ATGAGCCCCGTCGACCAGGCGTTGAGCGCGGCGCTCGACGTCGAGCACGGCGTCATCTACGGCTACGGCTTGGTGTCGGCGCACTCCCCGTTCGACGTCAACGACCTGGTGGCCGCCGCGATGCGCGAACACCGCGACCGCCGCGACGAACTCACCGACATGCTGCTGGGCCGCGGGGTCGACGCCCCGCCCGCCGCACCCGGCTATGAGCTGCCGATCACGCTGCGCACCCCGACCGACGCCGCACAGCTGGCGGTGCGCATGGAGCGTGACGCCGCGGTGGCCTGGCGGGCGGTGCTCGAGCAGGCCGACACCGACGGCGATCGCGAGTTCGCTCTCAGGGCGCTGAGCGCCTGCGCGGTCACCGCCGCCCGGTGGAACGCGGTGGCGGGTGTCAGCCCGGTCAGCGAGGCGTTTCCCGGCGGCAGCGAGTAG
- the nusA gene encoding transcription termination factor NusA: MNIDMATLHAIEAEKGISAEVVVETIKSALLTAYRHTDGHQPDARIDIDRKTGAVQVIARETDADGNLISEWDDTPEGFGRIAATTARQVILQRLRDAENERTYGEFSAREGDIVAGVIQRDTRQNARGLVVVRIGSETTGSEGVIPVAEQVPGETYEHGDRVRCYVVGVTRGPREPLVTLSRTHPNLVRKLFALEVPEIADGSVDIVAVAREAGHRSKIAVASQIAGLNAKGACIGPMGQRVRNVMSELSGEKIDIIDYDPDPARFVANALSPAKVVSVTVIDLAARAARVVVPDFQLSLAIGKEGQNARLAARLTGWRIDIRSDTGESAPGEIAPSADVAPAEQVGEH; the protein is encoded by the coding sequence GTGAACATCGACATGGCCACGCTGCACGCGATCGAGGCCGAGAAGGGCATCTCGGCGGAGGTGGTGGTCGAGACCATCAAATCGGCGCTGTTGACCGCCTACCGGCACACCGACGGCCACCAGCCCGACGCCCGCATCGACATCGACCGCAAAACCGGGGCGGTGCAGGTGATCGCCCGGGAGACCGACGCCGACGGCAACCTCATCAGCGAATGGGACGACACCCCGGAGGGGTTCGGCCGGATCGCGGCGACCACCGCGCGTCAGGTGATCCTGCAGCGACTGCGGGACGCGGAGAACGAGCGCACCTACGGGGAGTTCTCCGCCCGGGAGGGCGACATCGTGGCCGGGGTGATCCAGCGTGACACCCGGCAGAACGCCCGCGGCCTGGTGGTGGTGCGCATCGGCAGCGAAACCACCGGCTCCGAAGGGGTGATCCCGGTCGCAGAGCAGGTGCCCGGGGAGACCTACGAGCACGGCGACCGGGTGCGCTGCTACGTGGTGGGCGTGACCCGGGGGCCGCGGGAACCGTTGGTCACCCTGTCGCGGACCCACCCCAACCTGGTGCGCAAACTGTTCGCGCTGGAGGTTCCCGAGATCGCCGACGGTTCGGTCGACATCGTCGCGGTGGCCCGCGAGGCCGGACACCGCTCCAAGATCGCGGTGGCCTCCCAGATCGCCGGCCTCAACGCCAAGGGGGCCTGCATCGGGCCGATGGGGCAGCGGGTGCGCAACGTGATGAGCGAGCTGTCGGGGGAGAAGATCGACATCATCGACTACGACCCGGATCCGGCGCGGTTCGTGGCCAACGCGCTCTCCCCGGCGAAAGTGGTGTCGGTCACCGTCATCGACCTCGCCGCGCGGGCCGCGCGCGTGGTGGTCCCGGACTTCCAGCTCTCGTTGGCGATCGGTAAAGAAGGCCAAAACGCCCGATTGGCGGCCCGGCTCACCGGCTGGCGGATCGATATCCGCAGCGACACCGGCGAGTCCGCGCCCGGCGAGATCGCGCCGAGCGCCGACGTCGCACCGGCCGAGCAGGTCGGCGAGCACTGA
- the cobA gene encoding uroporphyrinogen-III C-methyltransferase, with amino-acid sequence MSQNPYLVGLRLTGRKVVVVGGGSVAQRRLGLLVGSGADVHVVTRSATPAVEAMPGITLVLRNYRDGDLDGAWYVLAATSDPQVNAAVVAEADRRRIFCVRADIAVEGSAVTPATLDHAGLTVGVLAGGQHRRSATIRSAIAEALQTGAVSAPSADAVPGGVALVGAGPGDPELITVRGRRLLAQADVVIADRLAPPQLLGELPPHVEVIDAAKIPYGRAMAQEAINALLIEHARAGRFVVRLKGGDPFVFARGYEEVQACTAAGVPVTVVPGVTSAIAVPALAGVPVTHRGLNHEFVVVSGHVAPGHPESLVNWDALAAMGGTIVLLMAVERIEQFCDVLLQGGRPAQTPVLVVQHGTTAAQYLLRASLADAPEKIRAEGIRPPAIIVIGPVAGLGA; translated from the coding sequence GTGAGCCAGAACCCCTACCTCGTCGGGCTGCGGCTGACCGGACGCAAGGTCGTCGTGGTCGGCGGCGGCAGCGTCGCCCAACGCCGGCTCGGGCTGCTGGTCGGCAGCGGCGCCGACGTCCACGTCGTCACCCGCAGCGCCACCCCGGCGGTGGAGGCCATGCCCGGCATCACCCTGGTGCTGCGCAATTACCGCGACGGCGACCTCGACGGGGCCTGGTACGTGCTGGCCGCCACCAGCGACCCGCAGGTCAACGCCGCGGTCGTCGCCGAGGCCGACCGTCGCCGCATCTTCTGCGTCCGCGCCGACATCGCGGTGGAGGGCAGCGCGGTCACCCCGGCCACCCTCGACCACGCCGGGCTGACCGTCGGGGTGCTCGCCGGCGGTCAGCACCGCCGGTCGGCGACGATCCGCTCGGCGATCGCCGAGGCCCTGCAGACCGGGGCGGTCAGCGCCCCCAGCGCCGACGCGGTGCCCGGCGGGGTGGCGCTGGTCGGCGCCGGGCCCGGCGACCCGGAGCTGATCACGGTGCGGGGACGCCGGTTGCTCGCCCAGGCCGACGTGGTGATCGCCGACCGGCTCGCCCCGCCGCAACTGCTCGGCGAGCTCCCGCCGCACGTCGAGGTCATCGACGCCGCCAAGATCCCCTACGGGCGGGCGATGGCGCAGGAGGCCATCAACGCGCTGCTCATCGAACACGCCCGCGCCGGCCGGTTCGTGGTCCGGCTCAAGGGCGGGGACCCGTTCGTGTTCGCCCGGGGTTACGAAGAGGTGCAGGCCTGCACCGCGGCGGGGGTTCCGGTCACCGTCGTGCCCGGGGTGACCAGCGCCATCGCCGTGCCGGCGCTGGCCGGGGTGCCGGTGACCCATCGGGGGCTCAACCACGAGTTCGTCGTCGTCAGCGGCCACGTCGCGCCCGGGCACCCCGAATCGTTAGTGAATTGGGACGCATTGGCCGCCATGGGCGGCACGATCGTGTTGCTGATGGCCGTCGAGCGCATCGAACAGTTCTGCGACGTCCTGCTCCAAGGCGGCCGACCTGCGCAGACACCGGTGCTGGTGGTGCAGCACGGCACCACCGCCGCGCAGTATCTGTTGCGGGCATCACTGGCCGACGCGCCGGAGAAGATCCGCGCCGAGGGCATTCGGCCTCCCGCGATCATCGTGATCGGCCCGGTCGCCGGCTTGGGCGCTTAA